DNA sequence from the Thiosulfativibrio zosterae genome:
TCGACATGGCGACCTAGCTCGCTGTAGGTGCCAGCCAGATTATTCATGCTGATTAGGGTATCAGGATGCTCCGCACCCAAAGTCTTTTCAAACAATGCCAATACTTTTTCTTTAAGCACCAAGGCATCGGCATGGCGACCTAGCTCGCTGTAGGTGCCAGCCAGATTATTCATGCTGATTAGGGTATCAGGATGCTCCGCACCCAAAGTCTTTTCAAGCAATGCCAATACTTTTTCTTTAAGCACCAAGGCATCGGCATGGCGACCCAGCTTGCTGTAGGTAGAAGCGAGATTATTCATGCTGGTTAGGGTTTTTTCATGCTGGTTAGGGTTTTTTCGTGCTCAGAACCCAAGACCTTTTCACGCAACGCCAATACCTTTTCTTTAAGCACTAAGGCATCGGCATGACGACCCAGATCGCCGTAGGTATAAGCGAGATTATTCATGCTGGTTAGGGTGTCAGGATGCTCAGCACCCAAAGTCTTTTCACGCAATGCCAGTACTTTTTCATTCAGCACCAAAGCGTCGGCATGACGACCCAGATCGCCGTAGGTATAAGCGAGATTATTCATGCTGGTTAGGGTGTCAGGATGCTCAGCACCCAAAGTCTTTTCACGCAATGCCAGTACTTTTTCATTCAGCACCAAGGCATCGGCATGACGACCCAACTTGCCATAGGTAGAAGCGAGATTATTCATGCTAGTTAGCGTATCAGGATGCTCTACACCCAAAGTCTTTTCAAACAATGCCAGCACTTTTTCGAATAGCACCAAGGCATCTGCATACCGACCCAAATCACGATAGGTAACAGCGAGATTATTCATGCTGGTTAGGGTATCGGGATGCTCTGCGCCAGAAACCTTTTCACGCAATGCCAGTATTTTTTCCTGAAGCACCAAGGCATCGGCATGGCGACCCAACTTGCCATAGGTAGAAGCGAGATTATTCATGCTGCTTAGCGTATCAGGATACTCAGCACCCAAGACCTTTTCACGCAATGCCAGTATTTTTTCTTCAAGCACCAAGGCATCTGCATGGCGACCTAGCTTGCTGTAGGTAACAGCGAGATTATTCATGCTGGTTAGGGTTTTTTCGTGCTCAGAACCCAAGACCTTTTCACGCAATGCCAGTACTTTTTCCTCAAGCACCAAGGCATTGGCATAGCGACCCAGCTCGCCATAGGTAACAGCGAGATTATTCATGCTGCTTAGCGTATCAGGATGCTCAGAACCCAAGACCTTTTCACGCAATGCCAGCACTTTTTCGAATAGCACCAAGGCATCGGCATACCGACCCAAATTGTAATAGGTAAAAGAGAGATTGTTCATGCTGATTAGGGTATCAGGATGCTCAGCACCCAAAGTCTTTTCACGCAATGCCAGTACTTTTTCATTCAGCACCAAAGCGTCGGCATGACGACCCAGATCGCCGTAGGTAACAGCGAGATTATTCATGCTGGTTAATGTATTGGGATGCTCAGTACCTAACGCTTTTTCCTGTATTTCGAGTCGTTTTAGGCGATATTTTAGCTCTTTGTTATAATCATCCATCGCGTCATAAACACTGCTAAAGCCAGCATAAACATCAGACAAAGCCAGACTATCTTCCCCTAGATTTTTCGAAATCGTTAATAGTTGCGCTAATGTCTCCAATGCGCCTTGGTAATCTTTCTGTTTCTTTTGCTCTTTGTACTTTTTCTTCAATGATGCTGTTTCGCTGTATGGCTGGAGCATTTGATTCCATACAGCCATTCCTTGGTGTATCAAGGTGGCTTTGTCTGGAAAATGCTTAAGCAGCAACTGAAAATCTTCTTGCATTGCTTCATCATCATTAAGGTGTTTGAGAAACAAGCTGTAGTGCTCCTTGGCTTTTGCTATATCACCCTTCAAGAGGGTGCTATGCCCACTGTTTGAAGCAGCGAAAAATTCCTTGTCCTCAAGGATGGATTTGTTCGCCATAGCGATGCTTTGGTCGAACGCCTCAGCAAAAAGATAATACCAAGAGGCGTCTCCATACTTTTTATCTTTATTTTTTTCACCATCAGCAAAGCAGATGCTTTTAACTAAATTTTTATCTACAGGGTCTTTTTTGATGACATCGTTACAGCCAATGACCTCTTCTTTAGCAGACAGAGTGGTTGCAAAAACGCCCACAAGGCCAATGAATAGGAGTTTAGTGAATGTCTTCATATGCTGCTCTTTGATATTCGGTGTTCTTGATAGTTACTGTTCTTTAAAGATGAGACGACCTACTGTCATTGCCTGAATGATTATTACTCTGCCTCTTCTTTTTCTCTTTCTTTCGTAAAATCCAGCATTTTTTCTTGGTTGTCTTCAATTCGCTTCTTAATGTTCTTAATCGTAGGACGAATCATAAACTCAATTGCTCCCCGGCTTTTAGTAGAGGAGCTGCTGCCAAACAACCAACCTAACCCTGGGGCATCTTTGAGATAAGGTAAACCATAGGAGCCAGTATCAGCTTTATCTAAGTAAATGCCGCCAAGTGAAATTAATTCTCCATCATTAACCACAATGGATGTATTAATCCTATTTTCATTTGTGTTTTGTGAAACACCTGGCTCTGAATTGGGTAAAAATTCACTTTGTTTTATTTCTATTTCTAGCAAAATAGATTTTTCACTCAGTATGGTGGGGGTTACCTTAAACTCAATACCTGTTTCAATTTTTTCTAGCTGTACAGTTTGGATACCCGTAAGTGAGACATACTTCACAGAATTAAGATAAATAGAAGATTGTTTGCCTGGTTTTACCATTAATCTAGGCTCAGCTAAAATCTTGACGCCGCTATCTGCTGCTTCAAATGCTAAACTGGCTAGGATGGTTTGTTTACGCTCAGTGTCAGTTTGATTAATAAGCAAATTACCAATTTCAGTAGTTAAGTTTTGTCCAAATATTGTACTTAGTCCATACGTCATGTCTTTTGATTGTTCTGCATATTGCAGAGCAGTACCAATTTTTCTATTCAATGCTTCATCATATTCAAATACGCGTGATTCTATAAGTACCTGGGGCGCATCAGCATCTACCGATAAAAAAATATTACCAATCCTTTCCAACAATTCAAGAGGCTCGTTGATAACTAATGCATTCTGGGAAGGGATACTAACTATTTTTAATGGCTTGTCATCGGAAGAAGGGAATAATGTATTTAGCTGTGCTTGTGCTTCAATGCTGGTGAGGTTAAATAAGAATACTTTTTTAAAAGCTTGCGTCCTTAAACTAGAATCCTTAGGTCTAAACTTAAATCCATCCGCTGTTTGGAGTACTTCAAAAGGCACTTGAGATTTTGAAAGTTGTGGCGTACTTAACCAAATCATCAATGTACTGAAAAAGTCTTCTTCATTTTTAAATATCCACTTACCGCATTCCTCATAAGATTTATTTTTTCTGCAGCTCGCATCAACAATTTCTGGCCTGAGAGTATCTGGAATTTGACCTTCAATGGTGTAATTAAAACGACGCTTGTATGCAAGTTCATCTATAAGTGTCAAAATTGGTCTGCCGGAAGCCTTAACCACAACTTCACCCGAAGAATTTATATCTATTCCTTCTGCAGTATCCACCATATTAGAACTTTGAATAGACTTAGCAATCACAGGTTGCTCGTACATTAACATCTTTGGAAGACTATCTCTTTGTGCTGAACAGCCAGCTAAAAGCACAAACAAAAAAAAGAGAAACGTAACTTTGATTAAGTACATGACTTAGTCCTTACTGGGATAATAAAATTGCACCGCAAGAGTACTGAAATTCTTGTTGATCAAAAATAAAATAATATAAGTTAGGTACACCTTCAAGGCGTTTGTAATCGACTTCAACAGATTTTTGTTGATTAAATACAATTTTTTCAATTGCGGAAGCAGGTATTTCTGCAGAGTCGTACCCTAATACCAGTAAGCTTCCTGACTTTTCTTCTTCGAAGTTAATTTGAACATTTACATTCGAAGCAAACTTTATATCTTTAGGATTCGGGCAAGTTAATTGGCGGTTACTATAACTAAGGTCTACTGCATCACGTGTAACACTTGACGATACGCCAAACATTGGTAAAGGCTCGATAATTTCTTGGTTAGCTTCAACTTGAAACGCCAATAAAGATAACAACAGTAATTTTTTCACAACAATTCTCCTTTTTTATCTGATACAAATTGTTAAATAATAACAACGCAAGGACATAATTTCGGCTACGTTTCTTAAGTTAGGAAACTGCTTATAATCTTATGGATAATCTAAAATTTCGCATTCTACTTCAACATAAATTTATTAGCAATAGCAATAAATTATCCTTTTATGAACATTTTTAAGTCACGTTTAAGATAAAAAATTTTTGCTTCACGTAACTTTAAGAACCTTTGTTCGAGCGGGTGAGAGGCAAAAATGAGATAAAAATGCCTGATTGCGGCGAGGAACGCATGGAATAGCAAGCTACTTGCATTTTTACTCCTTGTTTTATGTGGTTTTGGATAATTGGACACAGTTTGTGTCATCGGCATTCAAGTGGGGGAATTCAAGTGGGGGAATTCAAATTGAGCAATTCTATGACTAATTTGTTCAAATTATCTGCCACTGATTGTGCATCTCACTGATAATTTCAGTCTTTCTAAGCCATTATTTCTATTCCAAATTTTAGTGCGCATACTCAACAATCTTTTCAATTATTTTAGATCTAGCCGCATCATCAAGCGCACGCACCTCATCTGGTAGAACCAATCCCCCAGAAGCGTTTACATGATTATTAACCCATTCTGTAACCATTGTTTCAGGTAATACTTACCCCAAGATAACTATAATAACCGGCAAAACTAAAGTGGCTAACCCGGCCATCTTGTTGAATAACAGGGAACCAGCCCCAGTTTGCGTTAGAGAAAAGCTGAGACTTATTCGTAACTGCCATACTTTCTAAATCCACGAAATAGGAATAACCTGACATTGCATAGGTAGCGTTACTTTCTTTGCTATTGACAAATACATGAATTTTAGTTCCATCAATGTACATACCACCACTATTATGTGGTGCACTCAATAGTGGGAAAAAGGTATCGATCACAATATTAACAAATTCACCAGTTGGCGAAATCTTTAATAATCGTAACTCACTACTGTAAGCTTTGCTCCCATCTGGATCTGTAAAAGATTTCCCAGAAAGATCTGGAACTGATGCAAGTAGATAAATAATATAATCTTTTTTGTATACTCGAATAAAATTTAATCTTTCTAAATCTGACGCTAAGATCTTATTTTTTTGGTGTTTTAGATGATTGCTGCTCTCCGCCACGCACCAGACGCACAAACTTCCAAACATAATCCGATGCATAAATCATTTCATAGGGTTCGCCACTATCGAAAGAAACTAAAGCGCGGTAAACTACTCTACCATTTTCCTTGTTGCGCTCCAAAAATGAAGAAACCGTCAAATAAAATACTGAGATTAATCCCCCAACATTTGGTGTATTAGGGAAGGCCGTGCTGAAGATAGTCGGTGCTTGAAAATTGCCTTCACAGCGACCATCTAGCCATTCACCGTCTTGATGAGCAAATCTATTTCTGCCATCGTCAGCCATACGGAACTCTCTTTGCTGGCCAGAGCTGCAATAAACTAAAGAATGCAATTCTTCAACGGTGGGTAAACGCCAATCCGATTTTCCAGCATAAGTGGTGTTTTTTCCCCAATTGATGGCTGTTTTCCATTCATCAAATGATTTAGCTTCCCCTGAACAACTGCTGCCTGTCCAAGTTTGGCCTAGGCTACAGCGCATCCAGGTGAGGTTGGTTTTGGTGTCGGTAATGGTGCCGTCCTGGTTGTCAATATAGCCTTGTTTTGCTAGTAAAATTTTGTTTTCCGCATCGGCTTTTTGTTTCTCCTCTTCATAGGCTTTTTGTTTGGCAATGCGCTCCTCTTCATAGGCTTTTTTGTCAAATTGACCAGCTTTAAACATCAGCTCAAGATTGTTTTGCGCCGTGGCATTACCTTGCTCTGCGGCTTTGATGTACCACTCAACGGCTTTTTTACTATCTTGAGTAACGCCATAACCTTCTGCATACATGCCACCAATAGTATTTTGCGCACTGGCATCCCCTTTCTCTGCGGCTTTGGTAAACCAATAGACAGCTTTTTTATAATCTTGAGTAACACCTTCCCCATCGAGATACATTAATCCAAGAATCTTTTGCGTTTTTACATCCCCTTGCTCTGCGGCTTTGGTGTACCAATAGGCAGCTTTTTTATAATCTTGAGTAACACCTTTACCATCAGCATACATCTCTCCAAGATTAGATTGCGCAACACCACTGCCTTGCTCTGCGGCTTTGGTGTACCAATAAGCGGCTTTTTCAAGATCTTTTGTAACGCCTCGTCCACTTTTATACATTAATCCAAGTGCATTTTGTGAGCGCTGATCGCCTTGCCTTGCTGATAACGTCCATTCCTTTACGGCTAATGCATAATCCTTGTTTTTAAAGGCTATTCTTCCCTCATCATACCCAGCCCAAATTGGTTGCGAAAAAGCTAAAGCCAATAAACCAGACAATAGTTGTTGCTTGAATCGAGATTTCATTTTAAATCTTTTAGTTGATGCAGGTGGCTGGCGGTTTGACGTGATTGTTTCCATCAGTTTTTCCTTTGACAGTTGTGATTTTAAAGTCAGCTTGAGGATTGGGCTGAGTTTATTTGAGACCATTGCACGACTCACTGCACGAATAAAAATGGTTAAAATTCACCTGATTTTTGTTGAAAAACTTGTGAATAGCTAGCTATTCACTGCGTTTTCCGCCCCAATCTGGCAAATTTTTCCTTATTTTTCTTTCGCACCTGACTCATGCAAAGGTCTCATTTTTAAATTTAAAGGCATTTTGGGCACTTATTTTTACCAGGCCTGGTTAAAAAAGCACTGTATTATTGGCATTGTGTGTTGTCTTTGGACTAAATTTTAGTGATTAATATAAAAGCCCCAAAGCCGCTGTCAGCCACGCACCAAACAGGCACGATTGAAGTTGTTGCGACTGTAGTGTGCCATAGCCATAAACACCTACATAAGCCTAATTGGCTTAAAACTTACAAAAAAACAAGTTAAGTTATTGACTCTTTTCAGGTTTTTAAATTCCACAATTTTTGTGATTATACTCAAAGAAAAATAGGAAGGCAAATTTTATTTATTGCCACATAAATAAAGTTTTATGTGAGATTTTAAGCTATTAACTAAGTGGATTTTGAACAAAATGGAGGTGGCTATATGAGGAGTTATACGCTTTTGAAGAAGGCTAAAACCTTCGACACATTGTTATTTTGAAAAATTGGGAAGGCTGGCTTTAGAATGCTTTAGCATTTACGGTTATGTTTAAGTTTTTTTAACACCGTTGTTATCTTTGTGTTTTAGGCGTTACAAAAACCCCATTTTGCGTTTTTTGGTGGGTGGGTTTTGTTCAAGGTAGTTAGCCAGTTCATCATATACGCCGCTTTGATTGGCGTATTCAACCACATTTTTGGCGGATTCTAGCCATTCTAGAGTGCTGGGTTTGCGGTTTTTGAGGGCCTGGTGCATATCGGTTTGTGTGATGTTGCGTTCTTGACCGGTTTCTAAAATTTCTTCGAGGATTTGTTCACTAACTTGATCAACCCAGCCTTTGATGTCTGCCCCAGAAAAGTTGATGCTGGCTTGCGCAAGCGCTGGATAATCTATCTTATCCATTGGCAGGTCTTTTAGGAGTCCTTGCAGGATTTGTTCACGCCCCACTTCATCGGGTGGCGGTACAAAAAGTGTCATATCAAATCGACCAGGGCGACGAAATGCTGCATCTACATCCCAAGGTGCATTGGTGGCGCCAATGATTAATAGGTTTTCGTTATCGCTTTCTACCCCGTCTAATTCGGATAAAAAATGGTTGATGGTGGTGGTTAACCCTGAATGGCGCATTAATTCGCGTTTGCGCCCTAGGGCATCTATCTCATCAATAAAAATCACCGCTGGGCGTTGTGCTCGGGCAGTTGCAAACAAGGACTGGATGTTTTTTTCGCTATTGCCTAAATACATATCCAAAATGTCGTGGATACTGACATTAAAAAAGGCCGCGCCGCATTCGCCAGCAATTGCACGGGCAAAGTAGGTTTTGCCACAGCCCGGTGGGCCATACAGCAATAAACCACCACCGGCAGATTTGTTAAACTTTTTAAACAAAGCGGGGTTTTTAAACGGTTCGATAATTTTCATCCGCGCTTGGCGTTTGAGCTCATCTAGACCACCCACTTGATCAAAGGTTATCCAGTATTTGGGGGATAAGGGTTCAAACCGTGTGGCTTGGGGTTGATTGGCGTCTACTAGGATTTTTTCAGGGGTGCTCATACCTTCTCCCATTCAAACTGACTGATGTTTTTCTGCTGTGTGTCGAAATGAATGCCGATTAGGTAGATGGGTTTTTGAGCGTCTCGGTATTTGTCGGCGTAACGCTTTTCTTTGATTTGTTGCAGTGCGTTTGCGCTGTGTTGGCCGCTGAATTGACCTAGGTGATCGACTTTGAATTCAAAAATATAAATGGCCTGTTCCATAATAATCGTTAGGTCAATACGGCCTTGGCTGGTGACGTCTTCGCCAATGATATTGAGTCCCAAACTTTGCAAATAGACATAAATGACGCTGGCGTAAAAGCCTTCGTAGTTTTTGATGTTATTGTTTGTGTAATTATTGTAGGGAATGCTGGCGAATATACTAAACAAGGCCTGTTTAAAGTCTTCAGGGTTTTGTTCTCTCAGCGC
Encoded proteins:
- a CDS encoding tetratricopeptide repeat protein yields the protein MKTFTKLLFIGLVGVFATTLSAKEEVIGCNDVIKKDPVDKNLVKSICFADGEKNKDKKYGDASWYYLFAEAFDQSIAMANKSILEDKEFFAASNSGHSTLLKGDIAKAKEHYSLFLKHLNDDEAMQEDFQLLLKHFPDKATLIHQGMAVWNQMLQPYSETASLKKKYKEQKKQKDYQGALETLAQLLTISKNLGEDSLALSDVYAGFSSVYDAMDDYNKELKYRLKRLEIQEKALGTEHPNTLTSMNNLAVTYGDLGRHADALVLNEKVLALREKTLGAEHPDTLISMNNLSFTYYNLGRYADALVLFEKVLALREKVLGSEHPDTLSSMNNLAVTYGELGRYANALVLEEKVLALREKVLGSEHEKTLTSMNNLAVTYSKLGRHADALVLEEKILALREKVLGAEYPDTLSSMNNLASTYGKLGRHADALVLQEKILALREKVSGAEHPDTLTSMNNLAVTYRDLGRYADALVLFEKVLALFEKTLGVEHPDTLTSMNNLASTYGKLGRHADALVLNEKVLALREKTLGAEHPDTLTSMNNLAYTYGDLGRHADALVLNEKVLALREKTLGAEHPDTLTSMNNLAYTYGDLGRHADALVLKEKVLALREKVLGSEHEKTLTSMKKP
- a CDS encoding type II secretion system protein GspD; this encodes MYLIKVTFLFFLFVLLAGCSAQRDSLPKMLMYEQPVIAKSIQSSNMVDTAEGIDINSSGEVVVKASGRPILTLIDELAYKRRFNYTIEGQIPDTLRPEIVDASCRKNKSYEECGKWIFKNEEDFFSTLMIWLSTPQLSKSQVPFEVLQTADGFKFRPKDSSLRTQAFKKVFLFNLTSIEAQAQLNTLFPSSDDKPLKIVSIPSQNALVINEPLELLERIGNIFLSVDADAPQVLIESRVFEYDEALNRKIGTALQYAEQSKDMTYGLSTIFGQNLTTEIGNLLINQTDTERKQTILASLAFEAADSGVKILAEPRLMVKPGKQSSIYLNSVKYVSLTGIQTVQLEKIETGIEFKVTPTILSEKSILLEIEIKQSEFLPNSEPGVSQNTNENRINTSIVVNDGELISLGGIYLDKADTGSYGLPYLKDAPGLGWLFGSSSSTKSRGAIEFMIRPTIKNIKKRIEDNQEKMLDFTKEREKEEAE
- a CDS encoding DUF1566 domain-containing protein, whose product is MVSNKLSPILKLTLKSQLSKEKLMETITSNRQPPASTKRFKMKSRFKQQLLSGLLALAFSQPIWAGYDEGRIAFKNKDYALAVKEWTLSARQGDQRSQNALGLMYKSGRGVTKDLEKAAYWYTKAAEQGSGVAQSNLGEMYADGKGVTQDYKKAAYWYTKAAEQGDVKTQKILGLMYLDGEGVTQDYKKAVYWFTKAAEKGDASAQNTIGGMYAEGYGVTQDSKKAVEWYIKAAEQGNATAQNNLELMFKAGQFDKKAYEEERIAKQKAYEEEKQKADAENKILLAKQGYIDNQDGTITDTKTNLTWMRCSLGQTWTGSSCSGEAKSFDEWKTAINWGKNTTYAGKSDWRLPTVEELHSLVYCSSGQQREFRMADDGRNRFAHQDGEWLDGRCEGNFQAPTIFSTAFPNTPNVGGLISVFYLTVSSFLERNKENGRVVYRALVSFDSGEPYEMIYASDYVWKFVRLVRGGEQQSSKTPKK
- a CDS encoding ATP-binding protein; translation: MSTPEKILVDANQPQATRFEPLSPKYWITFDQVGGLDELKRQARMKIIEPFKNPALFKKFNKSAGGGLLLYGPPGCGKTYFARAIAGECGAAFFNVSIHDILDMYLGNSEKNIQSLFATARAQRPAVIFIDEIDALGRKRELMRHSGLTTTINHFLSELDGVESDNENLLIIGATNAPWDVDAAFRRPGRFDMTLFVPPPDEVGREQILQGLLKDLPMDKIDYPALAQASINFSGADIKGWVDQVSEQILEEILETGQERNITQTDMHQALKNRKPSTLEWLESAKNVVEYANQSGVYDELANYLEQNPPTKKRKMGFL